Genomic window (Stenotrophomonas maltophilia):
AGCGAGACCGAAATCGCGCCCGCACCCAGGCCTTGCAGCAGTCGCCCCGCTACCAGCGTGCCCATGCGCATTGCGAAGCCAGCCAGCAACAGGCCCAGCACGAAGCAGGCCAGGCCATACCACAGTGGCCGTGCCGGGCCCTGGTGGTCGGCCCAGCGACCGGCCAGGGTCATGCCGATCACGCTGGTGGCCAGGGTGCCGCCGAACGCCAGTGCATACAGGCGCAGGCCGTCCAGCGCCTCGGCCACGGTGGGCATGGCGGCAGCCACCGCCAGTGCCTCGAAGGCGTGCAGCGCGACCAGCGCCACCATGCCGGCGGTGGTGGTGCGGTAGCGCGGGGACAGGATCGAAGTATCGGCCGGCGCGATGGTGCCGGCGGGAGGTACGCTCGGGGTCATACGGGTCAGGTGCGGGCCGCGCTTGTCAACAAGCGGCGAAGATAGCAGCATGACACCTCAACAACGGTTGAGGTCAAGCAATGGTGTCCCAAGAGCTGAGCGTGGGCGAAGTCGCCGAGCGCAGTGGCGTGGCGGTTTCCGCGCTGCATTTCTACGAGCGCAAGGGGCTGATCAGCAGCCTGCGCACCTCGGGCAACCAGCGCCGTTACAGTCGCGATGTGCTGCGCCGGCTGGCGGTGATTCGTGTGGCACAGCGGGTCGGCATGCCGCTGGAAGCGGTCGGCCGTGCCTTCGAGAGCCTGCCCGAAGGCCGCGCGCCAACCAAGGCCGACTGGGCCAAGCTTTCCGCGCGCTGGCGCACCGAGCTGGAGGAGCGCATCCACATGCTGCAGCTGCTGCGCGATGAACTGACCGGCTGCATTGGCTGTGGCTGCCTTTCGCTGCAGCGCTGCCGCCTGGCCAACCCGGGCGACGTCCTCGGCGAACGCGGCGACGGCCCGATGCGCTGGGAGTGAAAAAGGGGACGGAGGGGATTAAGTCGCAAGTGCACAAACGACTTAATCCCCTCCGTCCCCTTTTTCTTACCAGACCGTGATCGTCTCGCCGCTCTGGATGCCTTCCACCGCGCGCTGGAAGGCCAGTGCCGCGCGCTGTGCGCTCACCGCTTCAAAGCCGGGGAAGTAGGGCGCGTAGGCGGCCATCGATTCGATCAGCACGTTGGGGCTGACCACGTTGATGCGCAGGCCGCGTGGCAGCAGTTCCAAGGCGGCTGCACGCACGAAGCCTTCCAGCGCGGCATTCACCGAGGTGGCGTTGGCGCCATCGCGGATGGGCTGTGCGCTGACGATGCCGCTGGTCAGGGTGATCGAACCGCCGGCACTGAGATGGTGTTGCGCGGCCAGTGCCAGCCGCACCTGGCCCAGCAGTTTGTCCTGTAGTCCAAGGTTGAACTGCTCGGGCGTCATCTCCTGCAGCGGGCCAAAGTGCAGCTTGCCGGCGGTGGAGACCACGGCATCGACCGGGCCGGTACGCGCGAACAGCTCGGCGACACTGGCGTCATCGGTCAGGTCCACGCGCAGCTCGCCGCTGCGGCGGCCGGCGGCGAGGATCTGATGCTGCTGGCCGAGCTGGCGGGCGACTGCCTGGCCGAGGGTGCCGCTGGCACCGACGAGGAGGATCTTCATGGCCGTTCCTTGCGAGAGGGGGATGCGCACAGTCTGCGTCCTCACAGCTGGGTTAGGTAAGCCGCGTAAGCTTCGCAGATTCCTAACTCTGGATTAGTAATGGATACCCTTCGATGCATGCGGGCCTTCGTTGCCGTGGCCGAGCGTGGCAGCTTCGCCGGCGCCGCCGAACAGCTGCAGGTTTCGGCGGTGATGGTGGGCAAGTACATCCAGCAGCTGGAGTCCCACCTGGGGACCGCGTTGCTGCAACGGAACACCCGCCGCCAGCGCCTGACCGAGGCCGGCAGCGCCTACCTGGCCGGCTGTCGGCAGGTGCTGGAGCAGGTGCAGCAGGCCGAGGCCGATGTCGCCGGCCTGCAGGTGCAGCCACGTGGCCTGCTGCGGGTCAGCGCGCCGACCACCTGGGGCAGCTGCGTGCTGGCGCCGGTACTGTCCGGGCTATTGCGTGAGCAGCCGTTGCTGGACATCGAACTGGACCTGAGCAACCGTCGCGTGGACCTGATCGAGGATGGCTTCGACGTGGCGATCCGGGTCGGGCCGCTGCCGTCACAGGAAGTGGTGGCGCGGCCGTTGCCGCCCTACGCGATGAGCCTGTGCGCGGCGCCTTCCTACCTGCGTCGGCGCGGCATGCCGCGCACGCCGGCGGATCTGGCGGGACATGACTGCCTCAGCCATCTGGCCTGGCGTGGTGGCCATGGCTGGCAGCTGGCCAACGGGGAACGGGTAGATTGGGAGGCGCGGCTGGCCTGCAACGACGGCCTTGCGCTGCGCGAGGCTGCCGTGGCCGGAGCAGGGCTGGTGCTGCAGCCGACAGCCCTGCTGGCTGGCGAGATCGCGGCCGGGCGGTTGAAGCCGTTGCTGCGCGACTACCTGCCCGAACCGCGGCCGATGCACCTGATCTATCTGCCGGATCGACGGCCGCGCCCGCGGCTGCAGTGCTTCGTCGATTTCGTCATGGCCACGTTGGGACGGTGATCATCGGGGTGGATGGGGTCAGATCCCTTTGCTTCGGCAAAGGGATCTGACCCCAGGAGATCAATCATTCGCTGCAGACAGTTCCTGCCCGCGCACCTGCGCGGCGCGCAGCGCGGTATCCACCAGCGCCTCGAAACCACCGGCCTGGAAGCGCTCGATCGCGGCCTGGGTGGTGCCGTTCGGCGAGGTCACGCGTCGGCGCAGCTCGGCGGGGCTTTCACCGGCCTCATCCAGCATGCGCGAGGCTCCCAGCAGGGTCTGCACCACCAGTGTGCGCGCGGCGTCGGCCGGCAGGCCCTGGGCAATGCCCGCCGCCTCCATCGCTTGGGCCAGCAGGAACACGTAGGCCGGCCCGCTGCCGGACACGGCAGTGACCGAATCCATCAGCGCCTCGCGCTCGATCCACACGGTACGGCCGGCACTGGCCAATACCTGTTCGGCCTGCGCGTGCTGCTGTGCATCCACCGACGGCGTGGCATACAGGCCGGTCACGCCGGCGCCGAGCAGGGCCGGCGTGTTGGGCATTGCACGCACCACCGGCAGGTTGCCGCCCAGCCAGCGTTCCAGCTGCGTGCTGGTGATGCCGGCGGCAATGGACACCACCAGCGGCCGGTTCGCCTGGGCCAGTGCCTGCAGCGACTGGCAGACCTCGCGCAGCACCTGCGGCTTTACTGCCAGCAGCCAGGTGCGGCCCTGTGCGGCGGCATCGGCGGCGTTGTCGTGTACCTGCACGCCGAAATCGGTGGCCAGCGACTCGCGCAGTGCGGCCACCGGTTCGGCCACGTGGATGTGCGCGGCGGGCACGCCCTGGCGGATCAGGCCGGCGATCAGGCTGCGCGCCATGTTGCCGCCGCCGATGAAGGTGATGGAATCAGCTGCCATGGAAGTCTCCTTGGAAAATCAGGCCGGGCGCGGGCGCGCGCCGAACAGGGCGGTGCCGATGCGCACCAGGGTGGCGCCCTCGGCGATGGCTTCGGCGTAGTCGCTGCTCATGCCCATCGACAGGGTGTCGACCTGCGCGTGCTGGGCGGCCAGCGACTGGAAAAGGGTGCGCATGCGCACGAACGCATCCCGACGGCGCTCGGCCTCGGGCCATGGCGCGGGAATCGCCATCAGACCTCGCAGGCGCAGCTGGGGCTCGGCGGCAATCGCGGCGGCCAATGCGTCCACGGCCTCCGGCGCACAGCCGTGCTTGCTGGACTCATCGTCGATGTTGACCTGGATCAGCACGTTCAGCGGGCCGCGCGCGGCCGGGCGATGGCGCGCCAGCGCCGTCACCAGCTTGGGCCGGTCCACGCTCTGCACCCAGTCGAAATGGGTGGCCACGGCGTCGGCCTTGTTCGACTGCAGGTGGCCGATCAGGTGCCACTCCAGCGCCAGGTGCTGCAGCGCCTGCATCTTGGCCAGCGCTTCCTGCACATAGTTCTCGCCGAAGGCATGCTGGCCCTGTGCGGCCAGCGCGGCCACGGCCTCGGCCGGTTGGGTCTTGGAAACGGCCAGCAGGCGCGGATCGGGCCGGCCGGCCGCCTCGGCGGCAGCATGCAGGTTGCTCAGGATCTGGGGCAGGGGAGTGGCCACGTAACGCGTTCCGTTGAATCAGGAGGCTATACTGCCGCCCGGGGAAAGATCCTTCCAGTCGAAGCCGTTATTGGGGAGTAGCCGCTCATGGATATCGCCGAACTGCTGGCGTTTTCCGTAAAGAACAAAGCGTCCGACCTGCATCTGTCCGCAGGCCTGCCGCCGATGATCCGCGTGGACGGCGACGTTCGCCGGATCAACATTCCAGCCCTGGACCACAAGCAGGTCCACGCGCTGGTGTACGACATCATGTCCGACAAGCAGCGCCGCGATTACGAGGAATTCCTCGAAGTGGACTTCTCCTTCGAGATTCCGTCGCTGGCGCGCTTCCGTGTGAATGCGTTCAACCAGAACCGCGGCGCCGGTGCGGTGTTCCGTACCATTCCGTCCGAGGTGCTCACCCTCGAGGACCTGGCCTGCCCGCCGCTGTTCCGCGAGGTGATCCAGCAGCCGCAGGGCCTGATCCTGGTGACCGGCCCGACCGGTTCGGGCAAGTCGACCACGCTGGCGGCGATGATCGACTACATCAACAAGAACGAATACGGCCACATCCTCACCGTCGAGGATCCGATCGAATTCGTGCACACCTCGCAGAAGTGCCTGATCAACCAGCGCGAGGTGCACCGCGACACGCATGGCTTCAATGAAGCACTGCGCTCGGCACTGCGTGAGGACCCGGACATCATCCTGGTCGGCGAGTTGCGCGACCTGGAAACCATCCGCCTGGCGCTGACCGCCGCGGAAACGGGCCACCTGGTGTTCGGCACCCTGCACACCAGCTCGGCGGCCAAGACCATCGACCGCATCATCGACGTGTTCCCGGCCGGCGAAAAGCCGATGGTGCGTTCGATGTTGTCCGAATCGCTGCGTGCGGTGATCTCGCAGGCGCTGCTGAAGAAGGTGGGCGGCGGCCGTACCGCGGCATGGGAAATCATGGTCGGCACCCCGGCCATCCGCAACCTGATCCGCGAGGACAAGGTGGCGCAGATGTACTCGGCCATCCAGACCGGCCAGCAGTACGGCATGATGACCCTGGACCAGCACCTGCAGGACCTGGTCAAGCGCAGCCTGATCACCCGCAACCAGGCCCGCGAGTACGC
Coding sequences:
- the soxR gene encoding redox-sensitive transcriptional activator SoxR, producing MVSQELSVGEVAERSGVAVSALHFYERKGLISSLRTSGNQRRYSRDVLRRLAVIRVAQRVGMPLEAVGRAFESLPEGRAPTKADWAKLSARWRTELEERIHMLQLLRDELTGCIGCGCLSLQRCRLANPGDVLGERGDGPMRWE
- a CDS encoding short chain dehydrogenase; this translates as MKILLVGASGTLGQAVARQLGQQHQILAAGRRSGELRVDLTDDASVAELFARTGPVDAVVSTAGKLHFGPLQEMTPEQFNLGLQDKLLGQVRLALAAQHHLSAGGSITLTSGIVSAQPIRDGANATSVNAALEGFVRAAALELLPRGLRINVVSPNVLIESMAAYAPYFPGFEAVSAQRAALAFQRAVEGIQSGETITVW
- a CDS encoding LysR family transcriptional regulator translates to MDTLRCMRAFVAVAERGSFAGAAEQLQVSAVMVGKYIQQLESHLGTALLQRNTRRQRLTEAGSAYLAGCRQVLEQVQQAEADVAGLQVQPRGLLRVSAPTTWGSCVLAPVLSGLLREQPLLDIELDLSNRRVDLIEDGFDVAIRVGPLPSQEVVARPLPPYAMSLCAAPSYLRRRGMPRTPADLAGHDCLSHLAWRGGHGWQLANGERVDWEARLACNDGLALREAAVAGAGLVLQPTALLAGEIAAGRLKPLLRDYLPEPRPMHLIYLPDRRPRPRLQCFVDFVMATLGR
- the proC gene encoding pyrroline-5-carboxylate reductase; the encoded protein is MAADSITFIGGGNMARSLIAGLIRQGVPAAHIHVAEPVAALRESLATDFGVQVHDNAADAAAQGRTWLLAVKPQVLREVCQSLQALAQANRPLVVSIAAGITSTQLERWLGGNLPVVRAMPNTPALLGAGVTGLYATPSVDAQQHAQAEQVLASAGRTVWIEREALMDSVTAVSGSGPAYVFLLAQAMEAAGIAQGLPADAARTLVVQTLLGASRMLDEAGESPAELRRRVTSPNGTTQAAIERFQAGGFEALVDTALRAAQVRGQELSAAND
- a CDS encoding YggS family pyridoxal phosphate-dependent enzyme, whose amino-acid sequence is MATPLPQILSNLHAAAEAAGRPDPRLLAVSKTQPAEAVAALAAQGQHAFGENYVQEALAKMQALQHLALEWHLIGHLQSNKADAVATHFDWVQSVDRPKLVTALARHRPAARGPLNVLIQVNIDDESSKHGCAPEAVDALAAAIAAEPQLRLRGLMAIPAPWPEAERRRDAFVRMRTLFQSLAAQHAQVDTLSMGMSSDYAEAIAEGATLVRIGTALFGARPRPA
- a CDS encoding type IV pilus twitching motility protein PilT — translated: MDIAELLAFSVKNKASDLHLSAGLPPMIRVDGDVRRINIPALDHKQVHALVYDIMSDKQRRDYEEFLEVDFSFEIPSLARFRVNAFNQNRGAGAVFRTIPSEVLTLEDLACPPLFREVIQQPQGLILVTGPTGSGKSTTLAAMIDYINKNEYGHILTVEDPIEFVHTSQKCLINQREVHRDTHGFNEALRSALREDPDIILVGELRDLETIRLALTAAETGHLVFGTLHTSSAAKTIDRIIDVFPAGEKPMVRSMLSESLRAVISQALLKKVGGGRTAAWEIMVGTPAIRNLIREDKVAQMYSAIQTGQQYGMMTLDQHLQDLVKRSLITRNQAREYAKDKRLFE